A part of Myxococcus fulvus genomic DNA contains:
- a CDS encoding adenylate/guanylate cyclase domain-containing protein, with product MSASSPLFGDLLLKLGIVTPMQVQEALALQALTGQRVGEALISLGYVTREQIQDALGEALGLHHDKGPSQPALGELLVGLKYVTLAQLEEALARQRRDGRKLGEILVELGHCTYKQIYEALGLQNRIAGRQENPRPFIDGRRRVVVVDDSPLACAFVQEGLVALGYEVLCFQDPFEALEGMSRLQPAIVLSDLEMPGLDGVELCRRLKEGPTRGLPVIILTANDREAEKVRGLRAGADDYVNKSASMDELAARIESVVRRTGETERMRKLFARYTSAAVVDEILKSADGVVLTGEKREVTLLFADIRNFTGLAESLPPEQVVGVLNQVLGRLSDAVLTCGGTLDKFLGDGLMAVFGAPVARTDDALRALQCSKMMMDAMTDLRVEAEAEWAANGREGHPLVLELGVGINSGVVVAGNIGSTVRSEYTCIGDAVNVAARLCALAGPGEILVGERTRDLVDARETAFEDLPPVRLKGKQQPVPLYRAL from the coding sequence ATGAGCGCATCCAGCCCCCTCTTCGGTGACCTGTTGCTCAAGCTGGGCATCGTCACGCCCATGCAGGTGCAGGAGGCCCTGGCCCTCCAGGCCCTCACGGGCCAGCGCGTGGGCGAGGCCCTCATCTCCCTCGGCTACGTCACCCGGGAGCAGATTCAGGACGCGCTCGGCGAGGCCCTGGGCCTGCACCACGACAAGGGCCCCTCGCAGCCCGCCCTGGGTGAGCTGCTCGTGGGCCTCAAGTACGTGACGCTCGCCCAACTGGAGGAGGCGCTCGCCCGCCAGCGCCGCGACGGCCGCAAGCTGGGCGAAATCCTCGTGGAGCTGGGCCACTGTACCTACAAGCAGATCTACGAGGCCCTGGGCCTGCAGAACCGCATCGCCGGACGCCAGGAGAACCCCCGCCCCTTCATCGACGGGCGCCGCCGCGTCGTCGTCGTCGATGACAGCCCGCTCGCCTGCGCCTTCGTGCAGGAGGGGCTCGTCGCCCTGGGCTACGAGGTGCTCTGCTTCCAGGACCCGTTCGAGGCCCTGGAGGGCATGAGCCGCCTTCAGCCCGCCATCGTCCTCTCCGATTTGGAGATGCCCGGCCTGGACGGCGTGGAGCTGTGCCGCCGCCTCAAGGAAGGCCCCACCCGCGGCCTGCCCGTCATCATCCTCACCGCGAACGACCGTGAGGCGGAGAAGGTTCGTGGCCTGCGCGCCGGCGCGGACGACTACGTCAACAAGTCCGCGTCCATGGACGAGCTCGCCGCGCGCATCGAGAGCGTGGTGCGCCGCACCGGCGAGACGGAGCGCATGCGCAAGCTGTTCGCGCGCTACACGTCCGCGGCCGTGGTGGATGAAATCCTCAAGAGCGCCGACGGCGTGGTGCTCACCGGTGAGAAGCGCGAGGTCACCCTGCTGTTCGCGGACATCCGCAACTTCACGGGCCTGGCGGAGAGCCTCCCTCCCGAGCAGGTCGTCGGTGTCCTCAACCAGGTGCTGGGCCGCCTGTCCGACGCGGTGCTGACGTGCGGCGGCACGCTGGACAAGTTCCTCGGCGACGGGCTGATGGCCGTGTTCGGCGCCCCGGTGGCGCGCACGGACGACGCGCTGCGCGCCCTCCAGTGCTCGAAGATGATGATGGACGCGATGACGGACCTGCGCGTGGAGGCGGAGGCGGAGTGGGCCGCCAACGGGCGCGAGGGCCATCCGCTGGTGCTCGAGCTGGGCGTGGGCATCAACTCCGGCGTCGTCGTCGCGGGAAACATCGGCAGCACCGTGCGCTCGGAGTACACCTGCATCGGCGACGCGGTGAATGTCGCCGCGCGCCTGTGCGCCCTGGCCGGCCCCGGGGAAATCCTGGTGGGCGAGCGCACCCGGGACCTCGTGGACGCCCGGGAGACGGCCTTCGAGGACCTGCCCCCCGTGCGCCTGAAGGGCAAGCAGCAGCCCGTGCCGCTCTACCGCGCCCTCTAG
- a CDS encoding universal stress protein encodes MAIVCASPLMARESREVEVAAALAARLGEPLLLVGVMDGEPLTDAVRREAQRDLEAQAERLHLPPGRVSCRVRSDTEEVLADEECRHSRWVVAAAEGWRTSAWRRASLPERLARHGCGPVLSVRRADALVDWMRGRRRLLVVVGVDPLSPTADAAVGFLRELRRVGPCDVLATYVCSPLEARERLGIHTPVHVDVLEPGLRDMEALDPAVQAVLLREVREQVGDLLGEGSVEVVLEPGFGRSADHLLHVALSRGADLVVVGMRAQGPVKRWWHGSVSAGVLRNAEQAVVCVPDTLHEPRRAQPPRSVLVPVDFSDACMRAITQARSMVGPGGRVHLLHVHRRRFGETGFMDHYGVLPEPPREHEATLQRLWDLVPRDEGARALRWSVEGVSGEDIALAICQATEREGVDLVCLGTSGVPSQAPDALPVVVARELVARCRRPVMVVPAS; translated from the coding sequence ATGGCCATCGTCTGTGCGAGCCCGCTGATGGCGCGGGAGTCCCGCGAAGTGGAAGTCGCCGCGGCGCTGGCGGCGCGGCTGGGTGAGCCGCTGTTGCTCGTGGGCGTGATGGACGGCGAGCCCCTCACCGACGCCGTGCGCCGGGAGGCCCAGCGTGATTTGGAGGCCCAGGCGGAGCGGCTGCACCTGCCTCCGGGCCGGGTGAGCTGCCGGGTGCGCTCGGATACCGAGGAGGTGCTCGCCGACGAGGAGTGCCGGCACTCGCGCTGGGTGGTGGCCGCGGCGGAGGGCTGGCGCACGTCGGCGTGGCGGCGCGCCTCGCTGCCCGAGCGGCTGGCCCGACACGGCTGCGGCCCGGTGCTGTCGGTGCGCCGCGCGGACGCGCTGGTGGACTGGATGCGCGGGCGCAGGCGGCTGCTCGTCGTGGTGGGCGTGGATCCGCTGTCCCCCACGGCCGACGCGGCGGTGGGCTTCCTGCGCGAGCTGCGCCGGGTGGGGCCGTGCGACGTGCTGGCCACGTACGTGTGCTCGCCCCTGGAGGCGCGCGAGCGGCTGGGCATCCACACGCCGGTGCACGTGGACGTGCTGGAGCCCGGCCTGCGGGACATGGAGGCGCTGGACCCCGCCGTGCAGGCGGTGCTGCTGCGCGAGGTGCGCGAGCAGGTGGGCGACCTGCTCGGCGAGGGGAGCGTGGAGGTGGTGCTGGAGCCGGGCTTCGGGCGGTCGGCGGACCACCTGCTGCATGTGGCGCTCTCGCGCGGCGCGGACCTGGTCGTCGTGGGCATGCGCGCGCAGGGGCCGGTGAAGCGGTGGTGGCACGGCTCGGTGTCCGCGGGGGTGCTGCGCAACGCGGAGCAGGCGGTGGTGTGCGTGCCGGACACGCTGCACGAGCCCCGTCGCGCGCAGCCTCCCAGGAGCGTGCTGGTGCCGGTGGACTTCTCCGACGCGTGCATGCGCGCCATCACCCAGGCGCGCTCGATGGTGGGGCCGGGAGGCCGGGTGCACCTGCTGCACGTGCACCGCCGACGCTTCGGCGAGACGGGCTTCATGGACCACTACGGCGTGCTGCCCGAGCCCCCGCGCGAGCACGAGGCGACGCTCCAGCGGCTGTGGGACCTGGTGCCGCGGGACGAGGGCGCGAGGGCGCTGCGCTGGAGCGTGGAGGGCGTGTCCGGCGAGGACATCGCGCTGGCCATCTGCCAGGCCACGGAGCGCGAGGGCGTGGACCTGGTGTGCCTGGGCACGTCGGGCGTGCCCTCCCAGGCGCCGGACGCGCTGCCCGTCGTGGTGGCCCGGGAGCTGGTGGCGCGCTGCCGTCGCCCCGTCATGGTGGTGCCCGCCTCGTGA
- a CDS encoding Fis family transcriptional regulator: MTLSGYREEELVCNRASLIIHGGTEEERRSWAQEAARSFDVELVEVRQAADLANALRQRNGVVFIPDAVKLGREAQGLILRCLQMQEERPKVVVGVSGAADAALSRGTLREDLHYRLHQAQVDLQKEGLRDLLRRRWALQAEQLAVKAAAARAAEEKARAAAEARRPGTVTRTFPKARKPVSSTRKSAPRNASPR; encoded by the coding sequence GTGACGCTCAGCGGTTACCGAGAAGAAGAGCTCGTCTGCAATCGTGCCTCGCTCATCATCCACGGAGGTACGGAGGAGGAGCGACGCAGCTGGGCCCAGGAGGCCGCGCGCAGCTTCGACGTGGAGCTGGTGGAGGTGCGGCAGGCCGCGGACCTGGCCAACGCGCTCCGCCAGCGCAACGGCGTGGTGTTCATCCCGGACGCGGTGAAGCTGGGCCGCGAGGCGCAGGGGCTCATCCTGCGCTGCCTGCAGATGCAGGAGGAGCGGCCCAAGGTGGTGGTGGGCGTGTCGGGCGCGGCGGACGCGGCGCTCTCACGCGGCACCCTGCGCGAGGACCTGCACTACCGGCTGCATCAGGCCCAGGTGGATCTCCAGAAGGAGGGCCTGCGGGATTTGCTGCGTCGGCGCTGGGCGCTCCAGGCCGAGCAGCTCGCGGTGAAGGCCGCCGCCGCCCGCGCCGCCGAGGAGAAGGCCCGCGCCGCCGCCGAGGCCCGCCGCCCCGGCACGGTGACGCGCACCTTCCCCAAGGCGCGCAAGCCCGTGTCGAGCACGCGCAAGTCGGCGCCTCGCAACGCCTCGCCGCGCTGA
- a CDS encoding type II secretion system protein GspG, giving the protein MTAPASDSHPPPSRRSPVLWVGLVFAVALVGAVLVGALTRSKAVHAERIHQDLGVLEDALHRYHADGNVLPEEADLEPLLVPKYLPALPLDPWGRHYRYTSNGSQVFLATFGKSDDRGGNGEEQDHTNHDGHPRPEVK; this is encoded by the coding sequence ATGACAGCACCTGCCTCCGATTCGCACCCTCCGCCCTCTCGCCGCTCCCCCGTCCTCTGGGTGGGGCTGGTGTTCGCCGTCGCGCTCGTCGGGGCGGTGCTGGTGGGGGCGCTGACGCGCTCGAAGGCGGTGCACGCGGAGCGCATCCATCAGGACCTTGGCGTGCTCGAGGACGCCCTCCACCGCTACCACGCGGATGGCAACGTGCTGCCGGAGGAGGCGGACCTGGAGCCGCTGCTCGTGCCCAAGTACCTGCCCGCGCTGCCCCTGGACCCGTGGGGCCGGCACTACCGCTACACCAGCAACGGCAGCCAGGTGTTCCTCGCGACGTTCGGCAAGAGCGATGACCGCGGCGGCAACGGCGAAGAGCAGGACCACACCAACCACGACGGCCACCCTCGGCCGGAGGTGAAGTAG
- a CDS encoding O-acetyl-ADP-ribose deacetylase: MTLELIRGDITRVDADAIVNAANSALLGGGGVDGAIHRAAGPELLAECRLLNGCPTGQAKLTRGYRLPARHVIHTVGPVWGGGARGEEATLARCYKSVFALVEQHGLRSVAFPSISTGVYRFPIERASLIALREIQAALGRLPQLEKVTVVLFSQADLETYQRALAALSSEGGGGENV, encoded by the coding sequence ATGACCCTGGAGCTCATCCGAGGTGACATCACCCGCGTCGACGCGGACGCCATCGTCAACGCGGCGAACAGCGCGCTGCTGGGCGGAGGCGGCGTGGACGGCGCCATCCACCGCGCGGCCGGGCCGGAGCTGTTGGCCGAGTGCCGCCTGCTGAATGGCTGTCCCACGGGCCAGGCGAAGCTGACGCGGGGCTACCGGTTGCCCGCCCGCCACGTCATCCACACGGTGGGGCCCGTCTGGGGCGGGGGCGCCCGGGGCGAGGAGGCCACACTCGCGCGGTGCTACAAGAGCGTCTTCGCCCTGGTGGAGCAGCACGGGCTGCGCTCGGTGGCGTTCCCGTCCATCTCCACGGGCGTGTATCGCTTCCCCATCGAGCGGGCGTCGCTCATCGCGCTCCGGGAGATCCAGGCGGCGCTCGGGCGGCTGCCCCAGCTGGAGAAGGTGACGGTGGTGCTCTTCTCCCAGGCGGACCTGGAGACCTACCAGCGAGCCCTCGCGGCGCTGTCGTCAGAGGGAGGCGGGGGCGAGAATGTGTGA